A DNA window from Arachis duranensis cultivar V14167 chromosome 3, aradu.V14167.gnm2.J7QH, whole genome shotgun sequence contains the following coding sequences:
- the LOC107480053 gene encoding probable GABA transporter 2, which yields MAEPPKGDISPESRNEDDAGAAFVLESKGEWWHAGFHLTTAIVGPTILTLPYAFRGLGWGLGFLCLTVMGLVTFYSYFLMSRVLDHCDKSGRRHIRFRELAADVFGSGWMFYFVIFIQTAINTGVGVGAILLAGECLKIMYSNLSPHGSLKLYDFIAMVTVVMIVLSQLPTFHSLRHINLCSLFLSLAYTFLVVGACIHAGTSKNAPSRDYSLEANKSDRVFNAFTSISIIAAIFGNGILPEIQATVAPPATGKMVKGLIMCYAVICVTFYSAAVSGYWVFGNKSNSNILKSLLPDDGPSLAPTWLLGLAVVFVLLQLFAIGLVYSQVAYEIIEKNSADAKQGMFSKRNLIPRIILRTIYMIFCGFMAAMLPFFGDINAVVGALGFIPLDFVLPMLMYNITHKPSNSSLTYWINISIIVVFTGAGIMGAFSSIRILVLDANKFKLFGGDIVD from the exons ATGGCAGAACCACCTAAAGGGGACATCTCCCCGGAGAGCCGCAACGAGGACGACGCCGGAGCCGCCTTCGTCCTCGAGTCCAAAG GTGAATGGTGGCATGCGGGGTTTCATCTAACGACGGCGATAGTGGGGCCAACAATACTCACGCTGCCGTACGCATTCAGGGGGCTGGGATGGGGCCTTGGGTTCTTGTGCCTCACCGTGATGGGCCTAGTCACCTTCTACTCTTACTTCCTCATGTCCAGAGTGCTCGATCACTGCGACAAATCAGGCCGTCGCCATATCCGTTTCCGCGAACTCGCCGCCGACGTCTTTG GTTCGGGATGGATGTTCTATTTTGTAATCTTTATTCAAACAGCAATCAACACTGGAGTTGGTGTGGGGGCAATTTTGCTTGCTGGCGAATGTCTTAAG ATCATGTACTCGAATCTTTCACCCCACGGAAGCCTAAAGCTGTATGATTTTATAGCAATGGTGACAGTGGTGATGATAGTATTATCTCAGCTTCCCACATTCCATTCGCTGCGACACATCAATTTGTGTTCTCTGTTTCTAAGCCTGGCCTACACCTTCCTCGTCGTTGGTGCCTGTATTCATGCAG GTACCTCAAAAAACGCACCTTCAAGGGACTATTCCCTAGAAGCCAACAAGTCTGATAGGGTCTTCAACGCCTTCACTTCCATCTCCATTATTGCAGCAATATTTGGGAATGGCATACTCCCAGAAATACAA GCAACTGTAGCACCCCCTGCCACAGGGAAGATGGTAAAAGGGCTCATCATGTGTTATGCCGTAATATGCGTCACATTTTATTCTGCTGCAGTTTCTGGATATTGGGTATTCGGAAACAAGTCCAATTCTAACATCTTGAAGAGCCTTCTTCCAGATGACGGTCCTTCTCTCGCTCCCACTTGGCTCCTCGGCCTCGCCGTCGTCTTTGTGCTTCTTCAGCTCTTTGCCATTGGCCTC GTGTATTCTCAAGTTGCATATGAGATAATTGAGAAGAATTCAGCAGATGCCAAGCAGGGAATGTTTTCCAAAAGAAACCTCATTCCGCGCATAATTCTTCGAACCATTTACATGATATTCTGCGGATTTATGGCGGCCATGCTACCATTTTTCGGGGACATCAACGCTGTGGTTGGTGCTTTAGGCTTCATTCCTCTGGATTTCGTTCTGCCTATGCTTATGTACAACATAACCCACAAGCCCTCCAATTCATCGTTAACTTATTGGATCAACATCTCAATCATAGTTGTCTTTACTGGTGCTGGAATCATGGGTGCATTCTCTTCTATAAGGATATTGGTACTTGATGCCAACAAATTCAAGCTCTTTGGCGGCGATATTGTCGATTAA